The Dunckerocampus dactyliophorus isolate RoL2022-P2 chromosome 16, RoL_Ddac_1.1, whole genome shotgun sequence genome includes a window with the following:
- the alkbh4 gene encoding alpha-ketoglutarate-dependent dioxygenase alkB homolog 4 isoform X1 yields MVPHVVASCACKGIRHCLLCEELKESRLQEEKIVHLFFYDPERKLAVRNDAEPSFFPFPGVFLWENFLSEEEETELISSMDQDVWNPSQSGRKKQDFGPKVNFKKKKVRLGSFSGLPGLSQKLVLRMQQETNLADFQPVEQCNLDYHPQRGSAIDPHLDDSWLWGERLVTVNMLSDTTLTMSLEQGLPLLGLVEEVNVAVPLPRRSLVALYGEARHRWKHGILRKDIQQRRVCSTYRELSAEFHAGGQQAEQGARLLDVALSFKGTPV; encoded by the exons ATGGTTCCGCATGTTGTTGCATCTTGTGCTTGCAAAGGTATTCGGCACTGTCTTCTGTGTGAGGAATTGAAAGAAAGTCGCTTACAGGAAGAGAAG ATTGTGCATCTTTTCTTCTATGACCCTGAGAGAAAGTTAGCCGTTCGCAatgatgcagagccttcgtttTTTCCCTTTCCTGGGGTGTTCCTATGGGAGAACTTCCTGtccgaggaggaggagacagAGCTGATAAGCAGCATGGATCAGGATGTCTGGAATCCGTCCCAGTCTGGTCGCAAGAAGCAG GACTTTGGCCCAAAAGTGAActtcaagaagaagaaggtgcGCCTTGGCAGCTTTAGTGGACTTCCCGGTCTGAGCCAAAAACTAGTCCTCCGAATGCAGCAAGAGACAAATCTGGCAGACTTCCAACCTGTGGAACAATGCAATCTGGACTACCATCCTCAGCGAGGCTCCGCCATTGACCCCCACCTGGACGACTCCTGGCTGTGGGGGGAGCGCCTGGTCACCGTCAACATGCTGTCCGACACCACGCTAACCATGTCGCTGGAGCAGGGTCTCCCTCTGTTGGGACTGGTTGAGGAGGTGAACGTTGCCGTGCCGCTCCCACGCAGATCTTTGGTAGCATTGTACGGAGAGGCACGCCATCGCTGGAAGCACGGAATCCTCCGAAAGGACATCCAGCAGCGCAGAGTTTGCAGCACCTACAGAGAGCTGTCTGCAGAGTTCCACGCCGGGGGGCAGCAGGCTGAGCAGGGGGCTCGGCTTCTTGACGTGGCTTTAAGCTTCAAGGGAACTCCAGTTTAG
- the alkbh4 gene encoding alpha-ketoglutarate-dependent dioxygenase alkB homolog 4 isoform X2, translating into MDQDVWNPSQSGRKKQDFGPKVNFKKKKVRLGSFSGLPGLSQKLVLRMQQETNLADFQPVEQCNLDYHPQRGSAIDPHLDDSWLWGERLVTVNMLSDTTLTMSLEQGLPLLGLVEEVNVAVPLPRRSLVALYGEARHRWKHGILRKDIQQRRVCSTYRELSAEFHAGGQQAEQGARLLDVALSFKGTPV; encoded by the exons ATGGATCAGGATGTCTGGAATCCGTCCCAGTCTGGTCGCAAGAAGCAG GACTTTGGCCCAAAAGTGAActtcaagaagaagaaggtgcGCCTTGGCAGCTTTAGTGGACTTCCCGGTCTGAGCCAAAAACTAGTCCTCCGAATGCAGCAAGAGACAAATCTGGCAGACTTCCAACCTGTGGAACAATGCAATCTGGACTACCATCCTCAGCGAGGCTCCGCCATTGACCCCCACCTGGACGACTCCTGGCTGTGGGGGGAGCGCCTGGTCACCGTCAACATGCTGTCCGACACCACGCTAACCATGTCGCTGGAGCAGGGTCTCCCTCTGTTGGGACTGGTTGAGGAGGTGAACGTTGCCGTGCCGCTCCCACGCAGATCTTTGGTAGCATTGTACGGAGAGGCACGCCATCGCTGGAAGCACGGAATCCTCCGAAAGGACATCCAGCAGCGCAGAGTTTGCAGCACCTACAGAGAGCTGTCTGCAGAGTTCCACGCCGGGGGGCAGCAGGCTGAGCAGGGGGCTCGGCTTCTTGACGTGGCTTTAAGCTTCAAGGGAACTCCAGTTTAG